Below is a window of Deinococcus sonorensis KR-87 DNA.
CCGTCAGCGGCACCGTGGTGGCTCCGGGCCAGGTGCTCACCGCCGCCCACGTGCTGCACGACGACGACGTGAAGGTGCGGACTGCCGATGGCCGCGAGCTGAGCGCCACCGTGGCCGGCCGCGACCCTGCCACCGATCTGGCCCTGCTGCGGGTGGACGGGCTGGACCTCGAACCGCTGGCGGCGGCCGGGGAGCTGCGGGTAGGTGAGCTGCTGCTGGCCGTGGGCCGGCCAACACACGGTGTCCAGGCCAGCCTGGGGCTGGTGCAGCGCCGGCCCGAACGCGGCTGGATGCCGGCCGGGGCCGAGCCGTTCCGCGGCGTGACCGGCGGAGCGCTGGTCAGCGCAGCCGGTCAGCTGGTGGGCGTGCTGAACGCCGGCGTGCAGCGCGGCACGCTGCTGGCGGTGCCGGTCGAGCGGGCCATGAAGGTGGCGGCGCTGCTGGCGCAGGACGGCCGGGTGCCGCGCGGGTACCTGGGCGTGGCGACCCAGCCGGTGCATTTCCCGGAAGAGCGGGAGCCACAGGTGCCTGGAGCTCAGGAGGAGCAGCGGCGTGGCCCCGGCCCGCGCGGCGACTTCGGTCCGCGTGGCGGTCCCCGTGGTCCGTGGGGCCGGGAGGGCGGGCCGCGCGGGCCCCGGCGTGGCCGGGTGGGCCTGACGGTGGTGCAGCTGGACGAGGGCAGCCCGGCTGCCCAGGCGGGTCTGCTGAAGGGCGACGTGCTGCTGGCCGTGGACGGTGACGCGATCCGTCATCCGCACGAACTGACGGCGCAGGTGCGGGAGCGGGCGGGCGAGGCCCTGACGCTGCGGGTGCTGCGCGGCGGCCAGGAACACGACGTGACGCTGACGGTGGGAGAGCGCTGAGCATGGCCCAGCCGGTACCATCCGGTATGGCGACCCGGGCGGCATCCGGCTCCTTCCCCACCGTGCAGGTCGCGGTGGGGTCCGGGCTGTTGCGGGCGGGGCTGCAGGCCCTGCTGACCCAGGCGGGGGTGCCGCTGGTGCTGTCCGGCGGCGAGGTGCTGCTGATTGACGACAGCTGGCTGCCGGACCCGGCCCTGGCCGGCACGCCGGGCGGGGTGGTGGCGCTCGGCTCGGTGGTGTGGGCCAGCCTGCTGCCGGAGCTGGTGGTGGGCGGCTGGGCGGCCCTGCCGGCCGACCCGGCTCCGGCCGAACTGCTGGCGGCGGTGCTGGGTGCGGCCGCGGGGCTGGCGGTGCTTCCGGCAGCCCTGGCGCGCCGCCTGGACAGCGAGCCGGACGACGAGCCGCTGGAGTTGCCGCTGGAGGAAGTCAGCCTAACTCCCCGCGAGCGGGAGGTGCTGCGCCTGCTGGCGGAGGGGCTGAGCAACAAACGGCTGGCACGCGCGCTGGGGGTGGCGGAAAGCACCGTGAAATTCCACGTGCAGGCGGTCTACAGCAAGCTGGAGGTGGCGAGCCGCACAGCCGCCGTCACCCGCGGCATCCAGCTGGGGCTGGTGAGCGTCTAAGGGCACGGGGAGCATACGGTTTCGAACGCCTGCAGCTGTGCACGGGGAAGCGTTGCGTGGGGGCCAGGTCGGAACCGTGGCTTTTGGGCCTTGCCTTTCCGATCATCGGCGGCCTCATCGAGCCCACTCGACGCCGCTCGTCACTCGTGCGGCGTGACTCAGAAGAGCAGCGCGAGTTCCACGAAGTACGCTGCCTCTGCGGGCGTCAGTCGCCCCGCCGGTCCATATCCCTCAGCAAAGGCCGCCTGATCGGCCCGTGTCAGGCCATGCATCGCCACCGCCACGTCGGAGCGCGGGTCACCGACCTCCGCGAACGACCAGTCGATCAGGCCCGTGACGCGCCCGCCCTCGGTCATCACATTGACCAGGAACAGATCACCGTGGATGAATGCCAGCGCGACGGGCGCGGGTGGCCGGTTCCGTCGCGGGTCGAACCGCGCCACGTCCGCCGCTGGGTTCAGGCGCCTCGCGGAGGCCAGCACCGTCTCCAGACAGTCGTGGCCACCTAAGCCAGGAGGGGGCGGCGTGGCGTGCAGCCGCGCCAAGTGTGCACCAAAGTTTGTGAGGAGCGCTGTGCGCCCCGCACGGTCGAGCTCGGCACCGAGCGCCGCCTCCAGGGTTATGCCGGGCAGGCGACGGGTCATAAGCCAGCCTTCCAGCCCGGCCGATGCGGCCCGCTCGAGGAACAGCAGGGGCTCAGGGGCCGGCACGCCCAGCGGGTGGACGGCACAGAGCGCGCGATGCTCGCGCCGGATCACCTCCAGGTGTGGTCCGACAGAGCGCTTGAGCACCACGGGGCGGCCGCTGGCGTCGAGCGCGAAGGCGACGCGGGAGGTGCGGCCCTGCCGCGGAGGCTCCTGAAGCGGCGTGTCGGCGGCGAGCATCGCCCGGACCTCATCCGGAAGGTCGGCGAGCGTCAGGGACACGGCGTACGGGCGCGGGGGCTCCATGCGCCCAGTATTCACGGGCGCGGCAGCAGAGCCAGCAGGAGCACACCTCACGTGTTGACCTCGCCCTGGACCCACTCCCCTTCCTGGCAGCCGCTAAGCTGACCGGATGCCCACGCCTGCCCGCCTGCTCGAACGTCTGTCCGCCATCGCCGCTTCCCTGGCCCGGACGGGCAAAGCACAAGCCCTGATCGGGCTCGGCTCGGTTGGACTGGAGCTGGAGCGGCTTGACGCCCATTCCGACCTGGACTTCTTCGTGATCGCGGAAGACGGACAGAAAGGCGCCCTCCTGGCGGACCTGTCGTGGATGACGGAGGCCGCCTCCGACGCCTACTTCTTTCAGAACACACCCGACGGGTACAAGTGGTTGTTCAGCGACGGCGTCTTCTGTGAATTCGCGGTGTTCGAACCGCCCGAGCTGGCCGGCATTCCCTTCGCACCGGGCCGGGTCGTCTGGAAGAAACCGGGGGTGCCCGAGACCATCGCGCTGCCGCTGGCCACATCTCACCACCCGGAAACTACCTTGGAGTGGGTGACCGGGGAGGCGCTGACCAACCTCCTGGTCGGGCTGCAACGGTATCGGCGCGGCGAGCGGCTGTCTGCCCTCCGCTTTGTCCAGGGGTACGCGCTGGACCGGGTGCTGCAGCTGATGGCCCGTCAGGAGGGCGGCGGTGCAGGCCAGCCGGACCCCTTCGCACCGGAACGTCGCCTGGAGCAACGCCATCCGGAAGCGGCGGCACTCCTGATGGCCTTTGCCCCCGGCTACCTGGGAACGCCCGACGCCGCGCTGGCCATGCTCGCGTGGCTGGAAGCCCACGTGACCGTCAACCCGGCCATCGCCGCCGCCATCCGGCAGGTGCATGCCGGGATTATGGCAGACCGAGCCTGACGGATCTGACGGCCACCGGCCGGGCAGAGCAACGCCCCTGCGGATCCCGCCTGCTCAAGGACATGAGCAACTGGGAGGCCACAGGGGCATAGAAGTTCATCTGGAGGGTCAGGCCACCGTTCTGACCCGGCTAGGTACGGTTGCTGGTGTCGGCGGCGTCGCGCAGAGCGTCACCGAAGAAGTTGAAGGCCAGGATGGTCACGAACAGGAACAGGCCCGGCAGCAGCAGCCAGGGGTACAGGTTGAGCGTCTGGAAGCCCTCGCGGCGGGCATCGGCCAGCAGCAGGCCCCAGCTGGTCATCGGTTCCTTGATGCCCAGGCCCAGGAAGCTCAGCGCGCTCTCGCCCAGGATGTAGCCGGGCAGCGAGAGGGTCGCCGTGACCAGCAGGAACGAGCTGAGGTTGGGCGTGATGTGCCGCAGGATCACCCGCAGGTCGCGCGCGCCGATGGCCTGCGCCGCCGACACGTACTCCACCTGCCGCAGCGACAGCACCTGCCCGCGCAGCACCCGCGCCAGTCCGGCCCAGCCGATCAGTGCCAGCACCGCCACGATGCCCAGGTACACCCAGGTGCTGGGCCAGCGCGCCGGAATCAGGGTGCTGAGCGCCAGCAGGATCGGCAGGCGCGGGAAGCTGAGCAGCACCTCCACCACCCGCTGAATCAGGTTGTCGATGACGCCGCCGTAGTAGCCGCTCAGGCCGCCCATCACAATGCCGATGGCGAACGACAGCAGCACCCCGATCAGGCCCACCGTCAGGCTGACCTGCCCGCCGACCAGCGTGCGCGAGAACAGGTCGCGGCCCAGCTGGTCGGTGCCGAAGGGGTAGTAGTTGCCGCCTTGCGCCCCGAACAGGTGCAGGTCGGTCTGAATGCCGAAGAAGCGGTACGGCTCGCCGTGCACGAACAGCCGCAGCGGCAGGGGATTGGCGCGGTCCTCCACGCTCTTGCGGGCGAACGTCACCGGGTCGCGCTTCTGGGTGAAGCCGTACACGAACGGCGTGCGCAGCCGCCCCTGGTACATCACATGGATCGCCTGGGGCGGCTGATACTCGCTGCCCTGGTGCTGGGTGGTGATGTTGTACGGCGACAGGAAGCCCGCGAACAGCGCGCTGAGGTACAGCACGATCAGCAGCCAGCCGCCCACCACGCCCATCCGTGACCGGCGGTAGCGCCGCCACGCCAGGCTGAGTGGCCCGGCGGCCCGCACCGGGCTGCCGTCCGGCACGGCGGTCATGCGTACCTCACGCGCGGGTCGGCCCACGCGAGCGCCACGTCGGCCAGCAGGTTCCCGATCAGCAGCAGGAAGGCGCTGAGCATCAGCAGCGTCAGCGCGGTGTACTGGTCCTTGTTCACCAGGCTGTCGTAGAGCAGCGGCCCGATGGTCGGCAGGTTCAGCACGATGCTGATGATGATGGTGCCGCTGATCAGGCTGGGCAGGCTCAGTCCCGCCAGGCTGATCAGCGGGTTGATGGCGTTGCGCACCGCGTGCTTCCACACCACCCGGTTGCTGGCCACGCCCTTGGCGCGGGCAGTGCGCACGTAGTCCTGGCCCAGCACGTCCAGCATGGAAGCGCGCATCTGGCGCATCAGGCCCGCCACGCCTTCCAGCCCCACCGCCAGCACCGGAATCCACAGGTGGTTGAGCAGGTCCAGCACCCGCGGCCAGCTCCACGGCACGCCGATGTACCGCGGGCTGAACAGGCCGCCCACGTTCTGCCCGCCGAACTTCAGCACCAGCGCCACCAGCAGCAGCGCGGCCAGAAAGTCCGGAATGGCCAGCCCCACGTACCCCAGCACGTTAGCCACCTGCGCGCCGGCGCTGTGGCGGCGAAAGGCGGTGTAGATGCCCAGCGGAATCGCCACCACCCAGCTGACCAGCAGGGTGATCAGCGCCACGAACACGGTCCAGCCGAGCAGCTCCCCGATCACCGTCACGACGGGGCGGTTCTGCAGGAAGCTGTAGCCGAAGTCCAGCCGGGTGATCACGCCCCACAGCCAGTGCAGGTACTGGATCACCGGCGGCTGGTCCAGGCCCAGCTGCCGTGAGATGGCGGCGGCCGTTTCGCGGGTGAAGCGCGGGTCTTCCAGGAACTGGTCGGTGAAGCTGCCGGGCTGCAGCTTGATCACGAAAAAGCACAGGGCGCTGATGATCAGCAGCGTGGGAATCATGCCGAGCACCCGGCGGATGACAAAGTTCAGCACACGGCCTCCTCCAGACACACAGGGCGGCAGCGGGCGGGGAGCTGGCACGCTCCCGACTCACCCGCTGCCGCAGAGAAGCGTCTTACTTCTGGTAGATCAGCGGGACCGGGTTGTACCCGGGGATCACGCCGAGGTTGTAGACGTAGTTGCCGTACTTGTTGCTGATCGCCCCGATGTTGTCGGGCTTCAGCAGCGGAATCACCGGCAGGTTGTGGGCGAACAACAGCTGCCAGCGGGTGTACAGCGCCTTGCGGGTGGCCGGGTTCGGCGACACGGCGGCCTGCTCGAAGATGTTGTAGATGTCCTTCTCCCACGGCTGCATGCGCGCCACGTTGGGCGTGCCGCCGTCCTGGGCCGGCTGCAGGCTGCGGTGCCAGTAGTACAGCGCCCCGCCCGGCTCCCAGATGGGCCGGCGCAGTTCCGGGTCCGGCTGGTCGCCGAAGGCGTGCAGAATCGCCTCGTAGTCGCCGCTCAGACCGGTGGACAGCAGGTTCTTGGCCAGGATGCCGCGCAGGTTCATCTTGACACCGATCTGCTTGAAGTCGTTCTGCAGGATGGTGGCGATGGCCGGGTAGGTGCTGCTGTCGGTGCCGTAGGTCAGGTCGAATTCCAGCGGCTTGCCGTTCGGCAGGGTCCGCACGCCGCCGCTGCCCACCTTGAGGCCCATCGCGTCCAGGGCGGCGCCGGCGGCCTTCAGGTCAAAGCTGCCCAGCGACGACTTGGTGTTGGCGTAGAAGGCGGTGTTGGCCGGCGCGACGCCGTGGCCCGGCAGGGTGGCCAGCCCGTTGTACACCGTGTCGATCAGGCGCGGGCGGTTGATGGCCGACTGGATGGCCGTGCGGAAGCGCAGGTCGCTGAAGACCTTGGCCAGCGCCGCATCCTTGGCGTCGAAGTTGAAGGCCAGGAACGGCGGGCTGCCGAACAGGGCGGTGCTGCGGATCACCTTGAAGGGGGCGCCCGCCACCTCCTTCTGCTTCAGGTCCGGGAACTGCGAGCCGCTGATGTTCAGCTGGTCGATGTTGCCGGCCAGGAACTGCGCCACCTGCTGCTGCGGGTCGCGGATGATCAGGAAGCTCAGGCTGTTGAGGTACGGCAGCTTGGTGCCCTTGGCGTCCACTTTCCAGTAGTTGGGGTTGCGCGTCAGGCTGACCTTCTGGCCGGCGGTGTAGCTGCTGAGCTTGAAGGGGCCGGTGCCGACCACCTCGGCCGGCGCCACGTTGGTGGGCCACGCGTTGTTGATGTCGGCGGCCTTCGCGCCGCCCTCCACGCTGTACTTCAGCAGCTTGTGCTTGGGCATGATGAAGTTGCGCATCTGCAGCAGGAAGGCGGGCGCCGGCTGGCTGAGGGTGGCCTGCACGGTGTTCTTGTCGAGCGCCTTGAACACGATCTTCTTGCCGTTCTGCATGAAGGTCGCGGCGTCACCGGCGCGCGCCTCGGGGTTCTCGATGATCTGGTCGTAGGTGAACACCACGTCGTCGGCCGTGAAGTCCTGGCCGTCACTCCATTTGGTGCCCTGACGCAGCTTGAAGGTGTAGGTCTTGCCGTCGGGGCTGACGGTCCAGCTCTCGGCCAGGGCGGGTTCCAGCTTGTAGGTGGAGAAGTTGAACTCCACCAGCCCGTCGAACAGCTGCTGCGAGATCAGGCCCAGGTTGTTGTCGATGGCGCCGTAGTAGTTGAGGCTCTGGGGGCTGTCCCCCAGGGCGAGCGTCATGTCGCCGCCGGTCTTGCCGGCGACCACGCCCAGTTTGTCGTACCCGCTCACCTTCTTCGGCGCGGCCAGAGCAGCGCTCAGCAGGGTGATGGCCGCGAGCGGCAGGGTCAGGTGGGCCAGGGTGCGCATCGGTCGCATAGCTTCTCCTTCGTACTCCTCAGGGGAATGACGGTACCAGCAGGGCTGTCTCTTCGGAAGTAATGCCCGTAGAGTAATACCACTTGCAGTCCAATTGCAAGCCATCGCCAGATTGGTCCTGAAGTGGTATGGTTGCAATTATGCGATCCTCGCTGCCCACCGTGCCCGGCGCCGACTGGGGCGCCGTTGTCGATGCCGGCAGCGCCACGCCCATCTACCTGCAGGTGGCGGCGGCGCTGGCCCGCAGCATCGAGCAGGGTCAGGTCCCGGTGGGCACCGCCCTGCCGGCCGAGCGCGAACTGGCCGCCCGGCTGGGCGTGTCGCGGGTCACGGTGCGGCAGGCGCTGGCCCGCCTGACCGAGCAGGGCCTGCTGGAGCGGCGCCAGGGCAGCGGCACCTTCGTGGCGCCAGCGCGCATTCAGCACCCGCTCTCGGAGCTGACCAGCTTCAGCACCGACATGGCCGCGCGCGGCGCCCACCCCGGCGCCCAGGTGTTGCAGTTCGAGTGTGTGCCGCCCACCGCGCTGGAAGCGATGACGCTGGCACTGTCGCCGGGCGAGCGGGTCTACCGGGTCCGGCGACTGCGGACCGCTGACCAGGAGCCGCTGGCGGTGGAGCAGAGCACCCTGCCGCAGCGGCTGGTGGGCGAGCTGGCGGCCCAGGACGTGCAGGACCACAGCCTGTATCAGCTGCTGGCCGACCGCCAGCTGTCCCTCCGGCGGGCCATCCGCAAGATCACGGCGGTCAGCGCCGACCCGGAGCAGGCGCGGCTGCTGCAGGTGCCGGTCGGGGCCGCGCTGCTGGCCACCGAACGGCTCAGCTGGGACGGGCAGGGCCGGCCGCTGGAGTTCGCCTCGGCGCATTATCGGGGCGACCGCTACGAATTCATGATGGAGCTGCAGGGCGGTCAGCCTTGAGTGCGGCCCGCGTCCTGGGCCTGATGAGCGGCACCAGCGCCGACGGCATCGACGCGGTCCTGCTGGAGCTGCCCGGCTGGCCCGCGCTGGGCAGTGGCGCCGCGTTTCCGGCGCTTCAGGGCGGGGGACCGCGCGGCCGGGTGGTGGCCCACACCTTCACCCCGTACCCGCCCGACCTGAGGGAGGCGGTGCTGGCGGCCATGCGCAGCGACAGTCACACAGCCGCGCTGACCCAGCTGCACTGGTGGCTGGGCGAGGCGCTGCTCGCCGCGGCAGCCCCGCTGGCCGCGTCTGCCGACCTGATTGCCATGCACGGCCAGACGGTGCAACACCAGCCGCGGGTGGACCCGGCCGTCGGCTGGGGGCGGCCCGCCACGCTGCAGCTGGGCGAGGCGGCGGTGGTGGCGCAGGGCACCGGCCGGCCAGTGGTGGCCAACTTCCGGGCGGCGGATGTGGCCGCCGGCGGGCAGGGCGCCCCGCTGGTCCCCTACGCCGACTGGGCGCTCCTCTCGGAGGCCGGCATGCGCCGCAGCGTCCATAATCTGGGCGGCATCAGCAACCTCACCTACCTGCCGGGCCTGGACCCGGCCGGGGTGCTGGCCTTCGACACCGGCCCGGCCAACTGCCTGATGGATGAGGCGGCCCAGCGGGCGGGCCTGACCTGCGACGAGGGCGGACACCTGGCCCGGCAGGGCACCGTGCACCAGCCCACCCTGGAGGCCTGGCTGGAGCACCCGGAGTTCCTGCGGCCGCCACCCAAATCCACCGGCCGCGAGACGTGGCGGCTGGACCGGCTGCCGGCCCCAGTCGTCCTCAGCGTGCCGGACCTGGCGGCCACCGCCACCGCCTTCACCGCCCACAGCATTGCCGCCGCGTACCAGCGCTGGGTGCTGCCGCTGGGTCTGGACGAGGTGGTGGTGGCCGGCGGCGGCGCCCGCAACCCGGAGCTGATGCGGCAGCTGGCCGCCGCGCTGGACCCGGTGCCGCTGCGCACCTTCGCGGAGCTCGGCTGGGACCGGGCCGGCTTCAGCGACAGCACCCGCGAGGCCGCCGCCTTCGCGTTTCTCGGCTACGCCCGCGCCCAGCGCTGGCCCAACACCCTGCCCCATACCACCGGCGCACGCTCAGCGGTGCTGGCCGGCACCCTCGCGGAGGACGCGCATGCCTGAGTTCAGACCCACCGAAGCGGTTCACCCGCTGCACCACGACCTTGACCAGCTGGACAGTGCCAGCATCGTCACCGCCCTGATTGAGGACCAGCATCAGGCAGTGCAGGCGGTGCAGCGGGCCGGACCCGCGCTGGCCCGGGCGGCCGAACTGGCCAGCGAACGGCTGGCCCAGGGCGGGCGCCTGATCTATGTGGGGGCCGGCACCAGCGGCCGGCTGGGCCTGCTGGACGCCACCGAGCTGACGCCCACCTTCTCGTGGCCACCGGAACGGGCGCTGACGCTGCTGGCTGGCGGCCTGGGGGCCGTGACCCGCGCGGTGGAGGGCGCCGAGGACGACATGCGGGCGGGCCGCGACGACCTGCAGGCGCTCAGCCCCACCCCGAACGACGTGGTAATCGGGGTGGCGGCCAGCGGCACCACCCCGTACGTGCTGGCCGCACTCGAACTGGCCCGGCAGCGCGGCGCCCTGACCATCGGCATCGCCAACAATCCCGGCACGCCGCTGCTGACCGTGCCGCACTGCGCGGTGCTGCTGGACACCGGCCCGGAGGTGATCAGCGGCAGCACCCGCCTGAAGGCCGGCACCAGCCAGAAAATCGCGCTCAACACGCTCTCCAGCACCATCATGGTGCGGCTGGGCAAGGTGCTGGGCAACCTGATGGTGGACCTGCAGGCCACCAATCTGAAGCTGCAGCAGCGGGCGCTGAGGCTAGTGATGATCGCCACCGGCGCCAGCGAAGCGGACGCCAGCCAGGCGCTGCTGCAGGCCAGCGGGCGGGTCAAGACCGCCATCGTGATGCTGGGCCGGCAGGTGAGCCTGGACGAGGCCGAGCGGCGGCTGGAAACGCACCACGGCCGCGCCCGCGCCGCGCTGGAGGCCGAGTGAACGCCCCGCTCGACCCGGCCCGCCGGCTGCTGGAGGCGGCGATGGCCCAGGGGCTGCCGGGCGCGGCGCTGGGCGTGGTATGGCGCGGCGGTGAACGGCAGACGCTGGTGCTGGGGCAGGCGCAGCGGGTGCCGGAGCCGCTGCCGCTGGACGCCGGCATGTCCTGGGACCTGGCCAGCCTGACCAAGCCGCTGTTCACCGCGCGGGCGGTGCTGCTGGCCCTGCAGGACGGCCTGCTGGACCTGGACGATCCGCTCTCGGACTTCCTGCCGGAACTGGCCTGGATGCAGGACACCCCGCTGCGGCAGCGCACCCTGCGCCAGCTGATGACCCACACCAGCGGCCTGCCCGCCTGGGCGCCGATGTACACCTGGGGCGACGTGTCGCTGATCCGCGCGCGGCTGCTGCAGGAAGCGTGGCCGCTGGGCGAGCCGGTCTACAGCGACCTGAACTACATCCTGCTGGGGCTGGTGCTGGAGCGGGTGCGCGGCGTGCCGCTGCGCGACTTCCCGATGCCGGACGGCTTCACGGCGGCCCCGGACCCGCAGCGCAGCGTAACAACAGAGCACTGCGCCTGGCGGGACCGCCTGCTGCGCGGTGAGGTCCACGACGAGAACGCCGCCGCGCTGGGCGGGCTGCCGGGCCACGCCGGGCTGTTCGGGACGCTGGACGGGGTGCTGGATCAGGCACAGGCGCTGCTGGAGGGCCGCTGGCTGTCCCGGGCCGCCACCGAGCTGGCCACACGGCCACAGACGGAGGGGCGTACCCTGGTGTTCGTGCGCGACCAGCCGGGCTGGAGCGGCGGCAGCCTGTGTACGCCCGGCGCCTACGGGCACACCGGCTTCACCGGCACCGGCCTGTGGGTGGACCCCGGCCACGACCGCGCCTGGGTGCTGCTCACCAGCCGGGTGCATCCGTCCCGGCACACCAGCATCGACATTCAACGGCTGCGGCGGGCCGTGGGCAACACGGTGCAGGCCATGGACCCGGCTTGAGCGGGGTCGCGCCCGTGGCCTTCTTCAGCCGCTGTGCTGCTGCCAGTACCGGTTGCTGTACCGCTGGCGGTCGCGGGTGACCAGCAGGCAGCCCACCCCGGTCAGCTGATCCGCGAGGCGCAGGCTCTCTTCCGGGGTCAGCACGCTGAAGGCGGTGGCCAGCACGTCGGCGGTGGCGCTGTCGCGCGCCAGCACCGACGCGCCCACCACCCACGTGACCGGCTGGCCGCTGCGGGGGTCGAGCACGTGCGAGTGGCGTTCTCCCCGAATGGTGTAGCCGCGCCAGGTGTCGCCGCTGGTGGCCACCCCCTGACCGCTGATCTGCAGGTGAGCGGCCGGGGGGGCATTGTCGGCGCGGGTCAACGGGTCGGCGACGGCCACACGCAGGTGGTCGTCGCCCAGGTGACGCAGGTCGCCGCCGATGTTCACCAGCACCGCGCGAACGCCCGGCTGCCGGTAGGCGGCCTCCGCCGCCCGGTCCACGATCTGCCCCTTGGCATGCGCATTGAAGTTCAGCGTCAGGTCACTCAGGCGGGTGGCCGCCCGCCGGTCTGCCCGCACCCGGTAGGCGGGCGCCTGCAGCCGGTTCACCAGCTGTTCCAGCTCGGCCGGGTCCGGCACGGTGCCGCGCTGCTCCGCCTCGGCCCAGACCCGGCCCAGTGCGTCGGCGCCGGGGTGGTAGGCGCCGCCGGTCTCCCGGGTCCAGTCCAGGCTCTGGGCCAGCAGTTCGCCCAGGTCCGGCGACACCGGCTGCTCCACGCCCAGGGTGGCCTGCCAGCGGTTCAGCTCGCTGGCCGGGTCAAAGCGGCTGAACACCTGCTCCAGCCGGTCAATTTCATCCAGCAGCGCCTGTTCCGCCACCTTCGCCTGGACCGCCGTTTCGGCCCGCACCCGCAGCTCCAGCGAGGTGCCCAGCACCCGTTCGTAGTGCGTGGTGTACCAGCGCGGCCGCCCGGCCCGCTCGTCCAGCCAGCGGCCCACGCGACGCAGGACGGCGGCCAGCGGGGTGGCGGTCACCGGACGGCCCGGCGGTGAAGATGGAGGCGGCGGTTCAGGGCCGTAGTCTCACGCCGTCACATGAAGGTCCGTCGAAGATCTGATGAGATGACCGGCACAGCGGGGCCGGACAGCGGTCAGAGGGCGCGGTGAACGTGATGCCACGACGACCAGATGCGGCCGCCCGCGCGCAGGTAAAAGTCCGGCAGGCGGGTCCAGTCCACCCCCATCACCTGCACGCCCCGTTCGCGCAGGTGCGCGGCGCAGGCCAGGAAGAAGCCCCATCCGAGCCCCTCCCCGCGCCGCGCCTCCGCAATGCCGAACGGTCCAAGGCCGCCGGTCCGCGCCGTGTCCGGCAGGCCCTGCGCCGCCCGCAGGCCACCGGGGTACAGGCAGGACGGCAGGATGGCCGGATCGTCCTCGGTGCCTGTCAGCGCGAACCCGATCAGCTGGCCGCCGTCCAGCAGCGTCAGAATCTGCAGCGGATTCTGGTCCGCGATGCGCCCCAGATCACTGCCCCAACGGGCCGAGAACGAGGCTGCGAACGCCTGGGCCTGCTGCACCAGGTCCGGCGAGGTGGCCGGCTGGAGGTGCATGCTCGCCGGCAGGCGCGCAGCGGGCAGCTCGGCCGGCAGCAGCGCCAGGTCATGGCTCACGTCGCCGTCAAACTGATAGCCGCGCCGCTCGAAGTAAGCGGCCGCCTGCGCCGGGACGCCGGGAAAGAAATGCAGGTGCTCGGCTCCCGGCACGATGGTGCGGTGCCCGGCCTGCCTCAGCCGGTGCTCGGCCTCGGCCAGCAGGCCCGCGCCCACGCCTCTGCCCTGCTGCTCCGGGTG
It encodes the following:
- a CDS encoding S1C family serine protease, producing the protein MTNTTIQDLSSGLADTVETASRSVVMVLGGRPVSGTVVAPGQVLTAAHVLHDDDVKVRTADGRELSATVAGRDPATDLALLRVDGLDLEPLAAAGELRVGELLLAVGRPTHGVQASLGLVQRRPERGWMPAGAEPFRGVTGGALVSAAGQLVGVLNAGVQRGTLLAVPVERAMKVAALLAQDGRVPRGYLGVATQPVHFPEEREPQVPGAQEEQRRGPGPRGDFGPRGGPRGPWGREGGPRGPRRGRVGLTVVQLDEGSPAAQAGLLKGDVLLAVDGDAIRHPHELTAQVRERAGEALTLRVLRGGQEHDVTLTVGER
- a CDS encoding phosphotransferase family protein, whose translation is MEPPRPYAVSLTLADLPDEVRAMLAADTPLQEPPRQGRTSRVAFALDASGRPVVLKRSVGPHLEVIRREHRALCAVHPLGVPAPEPLLFLERAASAGLEGWLMTRRLPGITLEAALGAELDRAGRTALLTNFGAHLARLHATPPPPGLGGHDCLETVLASARRLNPAADVARFDPRRNRPPAPVALAFIHGDLFLVNVMTEGGRVTGLIDWSFAEVGDPRSDVAVAMHGLTRADQAAFAEGYGPAGRLTPAEAAYFVELALLF
- the phnF gene encoding phosphonate metabolism transcriptional regulator PhnF, which codes for MRSSLPTVPGADWGAVVDAGSATPIYLQVAAALARSIEQGQVPVGTALPAERELAARLGVSRVTVRQALARLTEQGLLERRQGSGTFVAPARIQHPLSELTSFSTDMAARGAHPGAQVLQFECVPPTALEAMTLALSPGERVYRVRRLRTADQEPLAVEQSTLPQRLVGELAAQDVQDHSLYQLLADRQLSLRRAIRKITAVSADPEQARLLQVPVGAALLATERLSWDGQGRPLEFASAHYRGDRYEFMMELQGGQP
- a CDS encoding ABC transporter permease, whose amino-acid sequence is MLNFVIRRVLGMIPTLLIISALCFFVIKLQPGSFTDQFLEDPRFTRETAAAISRQLGLDQPPVIQYLHWLWGVITRLDFGYSFLQNRPVVTVIGELLGWTVFVALITLLVSWVVAIPLGIYTAFRRHSAGAQVANVLGYVGLAIPDFLAALLLVALVLKFGGQNVGGLFSPRYIGVPWSWPRVLDLLNHLWIPVLAVGLEGVAGLMRQMRASMLDVLGQDYVRTARAKGVASNRVVWKHAVRNAINPLISLAGLSLPSLISGTIIISIVLNLPTIGPLLYDSLVNKDQYTALTLLMLSAFLLLIGNLLADVALAWADPRVRYA
- a CDS encoding helix-turn-helix domain-containing protein, whose product is MATRAASGSFPTVQVAVGSGLLRAGLQALLTQAGVPLVLSGGEVLLIDDSWLPDPALAGTPGGVVALGSVVWASLLPELVVGGWAALPADPAPAELLAAVLGAAAGLAVLPAALARRLDSEPDDEPLELPLEEVSLTPREREVLRLLAEGLSNKRLARALGVAESTVKFHVQAVYSKLEVASRTAAVTRGIQLGLVSV
- a CDS encoding ABC transporter permease, translating into MTAVPDGSPVRAAGPLSLAWRRYRRSRMGVVGGWLLIVLYLSALFAGFLSPYNITTQHQGSEYQPPQAIHVMYQGRLRTPFVYGFTQKRDPVTFARKSVEDRANPLPLRLFVHGEPYRFFGIQTDLHLFGAQGGNYYPFGTDQLGRDLFSRTLVGGQVSLTVGLIGVLLSFAIGIVMGGLSGYYGGVIDNLIQRVVEVLLSFPRLPILLALSTLIPARWPSTWVYLGIVAVLALIGWAGLARVLRGQVLSLRQVEYVSAAQAIGARDLRVILRHITPNLSSFLLVTATLSLPGYILGESALSFLGLGIKEPMTSWGLLLADARREGFQTLNLYPWLLLPGLFLFVTILAFNFFGDALRDAADTSNRT
- a CDS encoding ABC transporter substrate-binding protein — encoded protein: MRPMRTLAHLTLPLAAITLLSAALAAPKKVSGYDKLGVVAGKTGGDMTLALGDSPQSLNYYGAIDNNLGLISQQLFDGLVEFNFSTYKLEPALAESWTVSPDGKTYTFKLRQGTKWSDGQDFTADDVVFTYDQIIENPEARAGDAATFMQNGKKIVFKALDKNTVQATLSQPAPAFLLQMRNFIMPKHKLLKYSVEGGAKAADINNAWPTNVAPAEVVGTGPFKLSSYTAGQKVSLTRNPNYWKVDAKGTKLPYLNSLSFLIIRDPQQQVAQFLAGNIDQLNISGSQFPDLKQKEVAGAPFKVIRSTALFGSPPFLAFNFDAKDAALAKVFSDLRFRTAIQSAINRPRLIDTVYNGLATLPGHGVAPANTAFYANTKSSLGSFDLKAAGAALDAMGLKVGSGGVRTLPNGKPLEFDLTYGTDSSTYPAIATILQNDFKQIGVKMNLRGILAKNLLSTGLSGDYEAILHAFGDQPDPELRRPIWEPGGALYYWHRSLQPAQDGGTPNVARMQPWEKDIYNIFEQAAVSPNPATRKALYTRWQLLFAHNLPVIPLLKPDNIGAISNKYGNYVYNLGVIPGYNPVPLIYQK